A stretch of the Myxococcus guangdongensis genome encodes the following:
- a CDS encoding lipocalin-like domain-containing protein, with protein MSNGRGLVIGTAVVLVALAVAAYFVTRETELPPLARGGTLTVASALGGSDGGMEGYARAFEPREFHFPEDHGPHPEFRTEWWYWTGNLETADGRAFGYQFTLFRNALSPTESQRDSAWGARQVYLGHFTVTDVAAGRFHVAERYSRAALGLAGSSARPFKVWLESWEATSAGESMWPVRLRAQGEDVTLELLLEPGKPPVLEGERGLSQKSAEPGNASYYYSMTRMPSRGTVKVEGQTYAVTGESWMDREWSTSALGPDQVGWDWFSLQLSDGSELMYYQLRKKDGSVDPFSSGTWVPPVGAADSASVHLTRDDVALSVLGTWKSPRGGEYPSRWRLRVAKLGLELTVTPKLADQELPVSVRYWEGTVDLDGTRAGLAVRGRGYVELTGYADTHATTQRPETRARGTPETRGGN; from the coding sequence ATGAGCAACGGCCGAGGGCTCGTCATCGGGACAGCGGTGGTTCTGGTGGCGCTGGCGGTGGCGGCGTACTTCGTGACGCGCGAGACGGAGCTGCCGCCCCTGGCGCGGGGCGGGACGTTGACGGTGGCGTCGGCGCTCGGCGGGAGCGACGGTGGGATGGAGGGTTATGCGCGGGCCTTCGAGCCGCGTGAGTTCCACTTCCCCGAGGACCACGGTCCACATCCGGAGTTCCGCACGGAGTGGTGGTACTGGACGGGGAATCTGGAGACAGCGGACGGACGGGCGTTCGGGTATCAGTTCACGCTGTTCCGCAATGCGTTGTCGCCGACGGAGTCGCAGCGTGACTCCGCGTGGGGAGCGCGGCAGGTGTACCTGGGGCACTTCACGGTGACGGACGTGGCGGCGGGGCGGTTCCACGTCGCGGAGCGCTACAGCCGGGCCGCGCTGGGATTGGCGGGTTCGAGCGCGCGGCCGTTCAAGGTGTGGTTGGAGAGCTGGGAGGCCACGAGCGCGGGCGAGTCGATGTGGCCGGTGCGGCTGCGCGCGCAGGGTGAGGACGTGACGTTGGAGTTGTTGTTGGAGCCGGGCAAGCCGCCGGTGCTCGAGGGTGAGCGGGGGTTGAGCCAGAAGAGCGCGGAGCCGGGGAACGCGTCGTACTACTACTCGATGACGCGGATGCCCTCGCGGGGCACGGTGAAGGTGGAGGGGCAGACGTACGCGGTGACGGGGGAGAGCTGGATGGACCGCGAGTGGAGCACCAGCGCGCTGGGTCCGGACCAGGTGGGCTGGGATTGGTTCTCGCTGCAGCTCTCCGACGGCAGCGAGCTGATGTACTACCAGTTGAGGAAGAAAGACGGCTCGGTGGACCCGTTCAGCTCGGGGACGTGGGTGCCTCCGGTGGGTGCGGCGGACAGCGCGTCGGTGCATCTGACCCGGGACGATGTGGCGCTGTCGGTGCTGGGCACGTGGAAGAGCCCGCGCGGTGGGGAGTATCCGTCGCGGTGGAGACTGCGGGTGGCGAAGCTCGGTCTGGAGCTGACGGTGACGCCGAAGCTCGCGGACCAGGAGTTGCCGGTGAGCGTGCGCTACTGGGAGGGCACGGTGGATTTGGATGGCACCCGGGCGGGCCTGGCCGTGCGGGGACGCGGCTACGTGGAGCTGACGGGCTATGCGGACACACACGCCACCACGCAGCGACCGGAGACCCGGGCCCGTGGGACGCCAGAGACTCGCGGCGGCAACTGA
- a CDS encoding AraC family transcriptional regulator, whose amino-acid sequence MPRPLVDVDSAPASAFCLTDALSPSTSPWHTHRRHQLLYAASGALHLEVAEAQWLLPPQRAAWLAAGTRHRVRTTQPATLCTVYLKPSRVPSAPPGDCRVFVLPPLAREMLLHSTRWGPERSPRDPIAESFFSTLAHLLSEWSAEPRDWRLPRARTPELERAMAYTLAHLAGPVTLAGAAKAAGLSQRTLARRFTDEARTSWRRFLHDARMLRAMELLAEDGARVTQTAYAVGFESLAAFTHAFTAFTRERPRDFRQRIAKGTTPLPSPTRRKRRG is encoded by the coding sequence GTGCCCAGACCCCTGGTCGACGTGGACTCGGCGCCCGCGTCCGCCTTCTGCCTCACCGACGCCCTGTCTCCCTCCACCTCTCCGTGGCACACCCACCGTCGCCACCAGCTCCTCTACGCCGCCAGCGGCGCCCTCCACCTCGAGGTCGCCGAGGCCCAGTGGCTCCTGCCTCCCCAACGCGCCGCCTGGCTCGCCGCCGGCACCCGTCACCGCGTCCGCACCACCCAGCCCGCCACCCTCTGCACCGTCTACCTGAAGCCCTCGCGCGTCCCCTCCGCGCCCCCGGGTGACTGCCGCGTCTTCGTCCTGCCACCCCTGGCGCGCGAGATGCTCCTCCACTCCACCCGATGGGGCCCCGAGCGCTCACCTCGCGACCCCATCGCCGAGAGCTTCTTCTCCACCCTCGCGCACCTGCTGTCCGAATGGAGCGCGGAGCCTCGCGACTGGCGGCTGCCTCGCGCCCGCACGCCCGAGCTCGAGCGCGCCATGGCCTACACCCTGGCCCACCTCGCAGGCCCCGTCACCCTCGCGGGCGCGGCGAAGGCCGCGGGCCTGTCCCAACGTACCCTCGCCCGCCGCTTCACGGACGAGGCTCGCACCTCCTGGCGCCGCTTCCTCCATGACGCCCGAATGCTGCGCGCCATGGAGCTGCTCGCGGAGGACGGCGCCCGTGTCACGCAGACGGCCTACGCCGTGGGCTTCGAGAGCCTCGCCGCCTTCACCCACGCCTTCACCGCCTTCACCCGCGAGCGCCCCCGCGACTTCCGTCAGCGCATCGCCAAGGGCACCACCCCGCTCCCCTCCCCTACCCGCCGCAAGCGACGCGGTTGA
- a CDS encoding DUF3251 domain-containing protein codes for MDNTHTGKSTPISDTIGCITVLAVVLGIGYFAFLGAKSAWASHTAKKGPTPEEIQAKKDLDLLRSRIDMLEAAHTQMQAEMRFAASAAESAKTASFTPGSAGYQLVQSKTGTFLVRLDKVAPYANGQRLTFQVANTQSITYKNPTITVTWSTAAPEVTESEDYAKAYETWTASRRTKTETVFIELQPGWWSTFNIVVSPATASEVANIDLALTATIVSIPIR; via the coding sequence ATGGACAACACCCATACTGGAAAATCTACCCCAATCTCCGACACCATCGGCTGCATCACCGTGCTGGCTGTGGTTCTGGGGATTGGCTACTTCGCCTTCCTGGGGGCCAAATCAGCCTGGGCATCGCATACCGCTAAAAAAGGCCCCACTCCAGAGGAGATACAGGCGAAGAAAGATTTGGATCTGCTGCGAAGCCGCATCGATATGCTTGAGGCAGCCCACACGCAAATGCAGGCCGAGATGCGTTTCGCAGCGAGTGCCGCCGAGAGTGCGAAAACCGCATCCTTCACTCCTGGCTCTGCTGGATATCAACTTGTCCAGTCGAAGACTGGCACATTCCTCGTCAGGCTCGACAAGGTCGCTCCGTACGCAAACGGGCAGCGCTTGACATTCCAAGTCGCCAACACACAAAGCATAACATATAAAAACCCCACTATCACCGTGACATGGTCGACCGCTGCTCCAGAAGTCACGGAGTCCGAAGACTACGCGAAGGCGTACGAAACATGGACCGCATCTCGGCGAACGAAGACCGAGACTGTCTTCATAGAACTTCAGCCCGGATGGTGGTCGACATTCAACATCGTGGTTTCTCCCGCTACTGCGTCTGAAGTGGCCAACATCGATTTGGCGTTGACTGCGACCATCGTGTCGATTCCCATTCGCTAG
- the sitA5 gene encoding SitA5 family polymorphic toxin yields MSPRWGALLLVGHLVIGCATPRVVRLDTGEGEPIVYAPPRSVTPIAIDEQSFEKALLGLILEMRFSVASDEVKRPRIRWASWENGASGSERTHRDYQSWCSQQGSPDECLTLLGGGLNLLDKQARRDLALSFAWDGVWEGVQHSVKEVVHPLALKAMLTSALAAYMLLVVMPEPVTKLVALALTTYFVAYLGLESFFDLVDGWRRLSMESEQAMSFEELEDSGHRFGKVMGSNGARVIIMALTMALGGGAANMASKGPMLPGFARATLAAETNAGIQLSATFAGGVRSISLAEGVMTVGLAPHAVAMVARGPESRGGPRASESTSTDLLQNQKPQLLAAELELAQRLGVHPTSVTSLEFLRYVNEGRIKWVVTQEGTLRIVPHTWRRTEISHAVASEGRPVLAAGEADIAVHGSTRMGIEITPHSGHFLYGASSARSARALELGKQAFAEAGIIFP; encoded by the coding sequence ATGTCGCCAAGGTGGGGAGCGCTGCTGCTCGTGGGGCACCTTGTCATCGGGTGCGCAACGCCAAGGGTGGTACGGCTGGATACAGGAGAAGGCGAACCCATTGTCTACGCTCCACCGAGGAGCGTCACTCCCATCGCCATCGATGAACAGTCTTTCGAGAAGGCTCTACTCGGGTTGATTCTGGAGATGCGCTTCTCCGTTGCCTCGGATGAAGTGAAACGCCCTCGCATCCGATGGGCCTCTTGGGAGAACGGTGCGTCGGGTTCTGAGCGAACCCACCGCGACTATCAGAGCTGGTGCTCCCAACAGGGCAGTCCCGACGAGTGCCTGACGCTTCTCGGCGGAGGTTTGAACCTCTTGGACAAACAAGCCCGTCGGGACCTGGCACTCAGCTTTGCCTGGGACGGTGTCTGGGAGGGAGTCCAGCACTCCGTGAAGGAGGTCGTACATCCACTGGCCCTCAAGGCGATGCTGACTTCCGCACTCGCGGCCTACATGCTGTTGGTCGTCATGCCCGAACCTGTCACGAAGCTCGTGGCGCTCGCACTGACCACCTACTTCGTCGCGTACCTGGGTCTGGAATCGTTCTTCGACCTCGTGGATGGATGGCGACGATTGTCCATGGAGTCGGAGCAGGCGATGTCATTCGAGGAACTCGAGGACTCGGGACACCGCTTCGGCAAGGTCATGGGAAGCAACGGGGCTCGCGTCATCATCATGGCGCTGACGATGGCCTTGGGCGGTGGCGCGGCGAACATGGCGTCGAAAGGGCCCATGTTGCCTGGCTTCGCGCGTGCAACCCTCGCGGCGGAGACGAACGCGGGTATCCAGCTTTCCGCCACATTCGCTGGGGGTGTTCGGTCCATCTCCCTTGCCGAGGGAGTCATGACGGTCGGGCTGGCGCCTCACGCCGTCGCCATGGTGGCGCGCGGCCCGGAGAGTCGGGGCGGGCCCCGAGCAAGCGAGTCCACTTCGACCGACCTCCTGCAGAATCAGAAACCCCAGCTCCTCGCCGCCGAGTTGGAGCTTGCGCAGCGACTTGGCGTCCACCCCACGAGCGTCACGAGCCTCGAGTTCCTCCGCTATGTGAACGAGGGACGAATCAAGTGGGTGGTCACGCAGGAAGGAACACTGCGAATCGTCCCACACACCTGGCGAAGAACTGAGATCTCACATGCCGTCGCCAGTGAGGGCCGACCTGTCCTGGCCGCAGGGGAGGCAGACATCGCGGTGCACGGCTCTACTCGCATGGGCATCGAGATTACGCCCCACAGCGGGCACTTTCTGTATGGTGCATCCTCGGCTCGGAGCGCCCGGGCCCTGGAGCTTGGAAAGCAGGCCTTCGCCGAGGCCGGAATCATCTTCCCTTGA